Genomic window (Candidatus Binatus sp.):
TTTTCGACTGCCGCGGCGCCGTCTTCGGCATCGTCGATAATGTATGGCGTCTTTTTGACGTATGCATGCACGAGTAGCCGGTTGTCGCGCGAATCGTCGGCCAGCAGAATCCTGAGCGGACGCATCTCTTCCAATACGTCACTGTCGGAGGTCGGATGGACGCCGTTGCGCTCGTCTGGCGAGATGAGTTGAGATGCTGCATCAGCGGCGCCAAGTGCCCGGTTCAGCGCTGCGAACAGATCGACGCGTCTTATCGGCTTGACCATGAAGATCTCGATGCCCGCCTTGCGAGCGCGCGCCATGGTCGCGCCCAAGTCGTCGGAGGTGAGCATCAGAATGATCGGACGGTCGTGCGGCCCAAGCCCGCGATGCCGAATCCGATCGGCCACTTCTATCCCGTCCATCCCTGGCATCCGGCAATCCAGCAGTACCGCGCGATAGGGGTCGCTGCCCGCCGCGGCCCGATCGATTTCTTCCAGCGCATCCGGGCCGCTCTCAACACAGGTAACTATGACACCCTGCGAGGTGAGCGCCTCGCGCAGGATCATTCGGTTGACCGCGGTGTCGTCGACCACCAGGATGCGCATGCCGGCCAGCTCCACGTTCGCGGCTGGCGGCGGCGCGACCGTCGCACGGCCCGGGCGGGTCTTGAACTCGGCGGTGAAGCTGAAGGTGCTGCCTTTGCCGATCTCGCTCTGGACGGTTATCGCGCCCCCGTACATCTCGACCAGCCGTTTGACGATCGCGAGGCCTAGCCCGCTTCCGCCGTACTTTCGGGTGGTCGAGGAATCGGCCTGGGTGAAGGCGTCAAAGAGGAAGTGTTGCAACTTTGAAAACGGTGACGGAGGACGCCCCGAGAGGAACTGGGCGGCGAAGTCTCAGGCAGCCAGATCGAAGAGCTGGTCGATGAACTGATTCTGTTGGCGAACATCAGCGTCGCTGACCCACCGCGCCTGCCCCTTCCGGATCATGTGCATTGCCTCGTATCCCTCAATCGTTCGCCGGGCTGCTTGGAACTCACGAAAGCTCTGCTTGGCCTTCACTCGTCGTTTGATCGCTCGATGATCCTGCTCCAGGATGTTGTTCAAGTATTGGACCGGTCGATGTCGGCAGCGGCGGCGCAGGGTTCCTTCCTCTTTCACTGCTGCAATCGCCGCGCCGTAGAGGCGGGCCTGATCAGTATTGATGACGCGGGGC
Coding sequences:
- a CDS encoding response regulator — its product is MQHFLFDAFTQADSSTTRKYGGSGLGLAIVKRLVEMYGGAITVQSEIGKGSTFSFTAEFKTRPGRATVAPPPAANVELAGMRILVVDDTAVNRMILREALTSQGVIVTCVESGPDALEEIDRAAAGSDPYRAVLLDCRMPGMDGIEVADRIRHRGLGPHDRPIILMLTSDDLGATMARARKAGIEIFMVKPIRRVDLFAALNRALGAADAASQLISPDERNGVHPTSDSDVLEEMRPLRILLADDSRDNRLLVHAYVKKTPYIIDDAEDGAAAVEKFRIGSYDLVLMDIEMPVMDGYSATRAIRAIERDTGRRRVPILALTASVLAEALEKTIDAGCDAHVVKPVKKATLLAAVHKATRDPETNGAGPRA